One genomic window of Ilyobacter polytropus DSM 2926 includes the following:
- the tyrS gene encoding tyrosine--tRNA ligase: protein MNIEQEVKKQMEILKRGVEEIISEKELEDKIKKSLETGKPLVIKLGIDPTGSDLHIGHAVPLRKLRQFQDLGHRVKFLIGTFTARIGDPTGKSETRKMLSSEDIQRNIETYLEQVKLILDLEKTEVVYNGDWLEKLSLEDVLKLLSQFTVAQMVQREDFSKRLSEGKPVSLVEFMYPILQGYDSVAIEADVELGATEQKFNILRGRDLQKNAGQQQQVCMMMPILVGLDGVEKMSKSLGNYIGVTEAPNDMFGKVMSISDDLMWNYYEVATDVALEEIKSLKEGVANGTIHPMDCKKRLGEEIVKIYHSEEAGKQAREWFENVFSNKNMAVDLPEVKIEADEINAIDLLVKELMFLKSTSEARRLISQGGFKINDEAVKDLKAVIKIEDGMVVRAGKKKIVKIIK from the coding sequence ATGAATATTGAACAAGAAGTAAAAAAACAGATGGAAATCCTAAAAAGAGGTGTAGAGGAGATAATATCTGAAAAGGAACTAGAAGATAAAATAAAAAAATCCTTAGAAACAGGAAAACCTTTAGTGATAAAGCTAGGAATAGATCCTACTGGATCGGACCTTCATATAGGTCACGCAGTTCCCCTTAGAAAGCTCAGACAGTTTCAGGACCTAGGACACAGAGTGAAATTCTTGATAGGGACATTCACTGCAAGGATAGGGGATCCTACAGGGAAATCTGAAACTAGAAAAATGCTTAGTTCTGAAGATATACAGAGAAATATAGAGACTTATCTTGAGCAGGTAAAACTTATTCTTGATCTTGAAAAAACAGAGGTTGTATATAACGGAGACTGGCTAGAGAAACTTTCTCTTGAAGATGTACTCAAGCTTCTTTCTCAGTTTACAGTTGCTCAGATGGTTCAAAGAGAAGATTTTTCCAAAAGACTAAGTGAGGGAAAACCTGTATCTCTTGTAGAGTTCATGTATCCAATTCTTCAGGGGTATGATTCTGTGGCTATAGAGGCAGATGTGGAGCTTGGAGCCACAGAACAGAAATTTAATATTTTAAGAGGAAGGGATCTTCAGAAAAATGCAGGACAGCAACAGCAAGTGTGCATGATGATGCCTATTCTCGTGGGGCTTGACGGAGTTGAAAAAATGTCAAAGTCTCTTGGGAATTATATAGGGGTGACAGAAGCTCCTAATGATATGTTTGGTAAGGTAATGTCAATATCTGATGATTTAATGTGGAATTATTATGAAGTTGCAACAGATGTTGCTTTAGAAGAAATTAAATCCCTAAAAGAGGGAGTTGCCAACGGGACAATTCACCCTATGGATTGCAAAAAAAGACTTGGAGAAGAGATTGTAAAAATATATCATTCTGAAGAAGCTGGAAAACAGGCCAGAGAGTGGTTTGAAAATGTGTTTTCTAACAAAAATATGGCTGTAGACCTTCCTGAGGTAAAAATAGAGGCTGATGAGATAAATGCAATAGATCTTTTGGTAAAAGAGCTAATGTTTCTTAAATCTACATCTGAAGCCAGAAGATTGATAAGTCAAGGTGGATTCAAAATCAATGATGAAGCGGTAAAAGATTTAAAGGCAGTAATAAAGATAGAGGATGGAATGGTAGTAAGAGCAGGAAAGAAAAAAATAGTAAAAATTATAAAGTAA